Genomic window (Flavobacteriales bacterium):
ACGGGGCGTTCCATAGCTTCAATGAGGCGCAGGGCATCCGGGTCACCTATCGTGGAGCCGGTTTTGATGTCTTCGTGGAAAAGGGGAACGCGCCCCGCCGGGCCTCTTTCACACTGGCAGGGATCGGTCGCGGAGGCGCGGAGCTTGTGCCAACGGCAGCATTGTCGGAGGTGGTGGAGGGGAGCCGTTTGGAAATCGACCACGGTCCGTTCCGGATGCTTTATCAGAACGACATCCATGGTATGCGGCACGATCTGGTGGTGATGACCGGACCGGAAGGGAATGGCCCGTTGGAAGCACGATTGCGGATAACGGGTGACCTGTTGGCCGTGCAGAAGACCAAGGACGAACTGGTGTTCACCGCATTCGATGAGCGGACCATGGCACTTTCCCCGGTTCTCCGCTATAGTGGCCTTCATGCTTGGGATGCGGAAGGGCATGTACTTCCCTCCAGCATGGCGTTGAGCGGGGATCAGCTGGTCTTATCGGTGCAGGATGAAAACGCCGTCTATCCGGTCACCATCGACCCCATATCCACAACGGCCGATCTGGAACTGGCAGGCGGCCAACTGGGAGAATCCTTCGGGTACAGCGTAGCCACGGCGGGCGATGTGAACGGCGATGGATATAGCGACATCATCGTGGGTGCGCCTCACTGGGACCTTCCGTCCACGGATGCGGGCAGGGCGATGATCTTTCTGGGTTCCGCCACAGGCATCGCCAGCACACCGGCATGGACGGTACAGGGTACGGCCGCGAACGCACGGTTCGGCTTCAGTGTCTCTTCAGCGGGGGACCTCAACGGTGATGGCATCAGTGACGTGGTGGTCGGGGCACCGGGGCAAGACGGGCATGGGGCGGCCTTCGCTTATTTCGGGTCGGCCCCCTCAGGGCCGGGAACGGTTGCCGCAGTTGTATGGACCGGCGATGCGCAGGCCGCTTGCGAGTTCGGGCACGCCGTGGCCTTGGCCGGTGATGTGAACGGTGACGGCTACAGCGATGTGCTTGTGGGGGTTCCTTTGTATGACGTCCCTCCCAGTGGTTCGAATCAGGGCAAGGCCTATTGCTACCACGGGAATACGTTGGCATTGGGGTGGACCGCCAATGGCACGACTTCAAATGCGCAGTTCGGCTTCAGCGTGGCGGGGGCCGGCGACCTGAACGGTGATGGTATCAGCGACGTTGCCATCGGTGCACCTTTCCAGCCGAAAATCCCCACCTCCAATAACGGCACCGTGTACGTTTACCAAGGCAATAACGGAAGTGGTTTGAGCGTGGCATTCAACGGCTCGCGGACCGGGGGAGGGTCTGCCAATCTGGGTTACAGCCTTTCCAGCGCCGGGGATATGAACGGCGATGGATTTGCGGACCTCCTTATCGGTGCACCCGGGGTAGGTGCCGGGAACGGGGTGGCCTACGTCTATTTGGGAACCGGGGTGGGGACCGGTTTGATCGTGGGTGCCAGCATCTCCGTCGCCGGTTTGTCCGGGGAGCGATTGGGCCAAGCCGTTTCCTTGGCAGGGGACGTGAACGGAGATGGGTACGCTGACGTGATTGTGGGAAGCCCGAACCATGCAGGCAACAAGGGAAGGGTTCAGGTATTCCGCGGTAGCTCACCGTTGTTGTTGGATGCGGCACATCTCCTGTGGTCCAGCGTAGGTCTGGTGGCCGGGGATCACCTCGGGGCGGCCGTGCATACCGCCGGTGACGCGAACGGCGATGGCATCAGTGATCTGCTGGTCGCCGCACCGGAAGGGGGCGGAACCGGTGTTGTCAGTGTCTTTCATGGCGGTACGGACCTGCTGCCAAGTACGTGTCAATGGTCACAGTTGGGCATGCAGACAAATGGGTATTTGGGTAGTTCAGTCTCTTCCGCAGGCGATGTGAACGGCGATGGTTATAGTGATGTGATCATCGGCGCGCCCAGTGGCGTGAGCGGTGTCTTCGGCAAAGCCATGTTGTACTTGGGGTCGGCCACCGGTTTGTCAGGCGCCCCGGCATGGACCGGTACCGGGGAGAACATGGAAGATCTCTATGGGTATGTGGTAGCATCCGCTGGTGACGTGAACGGCGATGGATATGGGGATGTCCTCGTGGGGGCACCGGGATACCCGAACTATACCTGGCGCGGTAAGCTGTACCTCTACCTCGGCTCTCCATCGGGACTC
Coding sequences:
- a CDS encoding FG-GAP repeat protein; translation: MGRSVAFTILGLALGFCLTTNGLGQYDYSGGGSTDVGADRKGPLKGVAAPMVTGSTGYAILGANGAFHSFNEAQGIRVTYRGAGFDVFVEKGNAPRRASFTLAGIGRGGAELVPTAALSEVVEGSRLEIDHGPFRMLYQNDIHGMRHDLVVMTGPEGNGPLEARLRITGDLLAVQKTKDELVFTAFDERTMALSPVLRYSGLHAWDAEGHVLPSSMALSGDQLVLSVQDENAVYPVTIDPISTTADLELAGGQLGESFGYSVATAGDVNGDGYSDIIVGAPHWDLPSTDAGRAMIFLGSATGIASTPAWTVQGTAANARFGFSVSSAGDLNGDGISDVVVGAPGQDGHGAAFAYFGSAPSGPGTVAAVVWTGDAQAACEFGHAVALAGDVNGDGYSDVLVGVPLYDVPPSGSNQGKAYCYHGNTLALGWTANGTTSNAQFGFSVAGAGDLNGDGISDVAIGAPFQPKIPTSNNGTVYVYQGNNGSGLSVAFNGSRTGGGSANLGYSLSSAGDMNGDGFADLLIGAPGVGAGNGVAYVYLGTGVGTGLIVGASISVAGLSGERLGQAVSLAGDVNGDGYADVIVGSPNHAGNKGRVQVFRGSSPLLLDAAHLLWSSVGLVAGDHLGAAVHTAGDANGDGISDLLVAAPEGGGTGVVSVFHGGTDLLPSTCQWSQLGMQTNGYLGSSVSSAGDVNGDGYSDVIIGAPSGVSGVFGKAMLYLGSATGLSGAPAWTGTGENMEDLYGYVVASAGDVNGDGYGDVLVGAPGYPNYTWRGKLYLYLGSPSGLSAAPAWTKTGENVEDRFGYSASSAGDVNGDGYSDVLVGAYMFGEPTDHGKVYVFNGSSTGLPSVANWTAMGTPQSFFGSSVSTAGDVNGDGYDDLIVGAPLHDVTANDNQGGAFLYNGSPSGPSASPSWSAYGAHSGSQFGVCVSYAGDVNGDGYSDVIVGEYFYTNGVNTHTGRAYVFQGSPFSGLSAVANTIIEGTQLDGQMGISVCAAGDVNGDGFGDVIVGAHLQSMFYLNQGMASVHLGSAAGTSATAAWSVYGTGTGSRFGSGVALAGDVNGDGYSDVIVGADRQTAANGGGAFVFQGNVARSIPMPTYQYRGDLVTPVRTNNGTFDPGCAWGIGQLARSSMGRSKMKLVWQFVGHGPAVPTSPFNNNSTAFTGEDAVWTDSGLSGTLLKESLATPGTTTSHPAWRARVRHHPSTALDGRSFGRWFSQGVHDLQVPSIKTELAGCGPLPVTLVSSSVECSDGNVVIEWATASEQDCADFTVLRSRDGQEWEAVGQVPCSGNSSHFLQYRFVDRAPVGGGVSYYRLDQYDINGTVDHYPAMVLEPCADMFVTAWPNPFQDELFIGLKTDFMEDETILATVRDLTGRIVLERTVELSNWPVGRIGGLLSLPQGPYVMELRSSLRGRLGQVRAIRM